A stretch of Bombina bombina isolate aBomBom1 chromosome 2, aBomBom1.pri, whole genome shotgun sequence DNA encodes these proteins:
- the LOC128648938 gene encoding flotillin-2 produces the protein MGNCHTVGPNEALVVSGGCCGSDEKEYVYGGWAWAWWCITDIQRISLEIMTLQPRCEDVETAEGVALTVTGVAQVKIMTEKELLAVACEQFLGKNVHEVKNVVLQTLEGHLRSILGTLTVEQIYQDRDQFAKLVREVAAPDVGRMGIEILSFTIKDVYDKVEYLSSLGKTQTAVVQRDADIGVAEAERDAGIKEALCKREMLDVKYLADTKMADSKRAFELQKAAFSQEVNTKKAESQLAYELQAAKEQQKIRQEEIEIEVVSRKKQIDIEEKEIIRMDKELVATVRRPAEAEAYRMQQIAEGEKVKKVLIAQAEAEKIRKVGDAEASVIEAIGKAEAEKMKLKAGAYQQYGEAAKMALVLECLPQIAAKVSAPLSKVEEIVILSGDHSKTGEINRLLAEVPVSVQALTGVDLTKIPFLQKATGMKV, from the coding sequence ATGGGGAATTGTCATACAGTGGGGCCCAATGAAGCCTTGGTTGTATCAGGTGGTTGTTGTGGTTCAGATGAAAAAGAGTATGTTTATGGAGGATGGGCCTGGGCGTGGTGGTGCATCACTGACATACAGAGGATTTCCCTAGAGATAATGACGTTACAGCCCAGGTGTGAAGACGTAGAGACGGCAGAGGGGGTAGCTTTAACTGTCACTGGTGTGGCACAGGTAAAAATCATGACCGAGAAAGAACTTCTGGCTGTGGCATGTGAGCAGTTTTTGGGAAAAAATGTTCATGAAGTTAAGAATGTAGTCCTTCAGACCCTGGAAGGCCATCTGCGTTCAATTTTAGGTACCCTGACTGTGGAGCAAATCTATCAGGACAGAGATCAGTTTGCCAAGCTGGTTCGGGAGGTTGCAGCTCCTGATGTTGGACGTATGGGTATTGAGATCCTTAGCTTTACCATCAAGGATGTATATGATAAAGTTGAATATTTAAGTTCTCTTGGTAAGACTCAGACAGCAGTTGTTCAGAGAGATGCAGATATTGGTGTCGCTGAAGCAGAGCGTGATGCTGGTATAAAGGAAGCCCTGTGCAAGAGAGAGATGTTAGATGTGAAATACTTGGCTGACACTAAAATGGCTGACTCCAAACGGGCTTTTGAACTGCAAAAAGCAGCATTTAGTCAGGAAGTGAACACCAAGAAAGCAGAGTCTCAATTGGCTTATGAGCTTCAAGCAGCCAAGGAGCAACAAAAGATTCGCCAGGAGGAGATAGAGATTGAGGTTGTTTCGCGGAAGAAGCAGATTGACATTGAGGAGAAGGAAATTATCCGAATGGACAAGGAACTGGTAGCCACAGTAAGAAGGCCAGCTGAAGCTGAGGCATATAGGATGCAGCAGATAGCTGAAggagaaaaagtaaaaaaagttctTATTGCTCAAGCTGAGGCTGAGAAGATCCGAAAGGTAGGAGATGCAGAAGCTTCTGTTATTGAAGCGATTGGCAAAGCAGAGGCAGAGAAAATGAAGCTGAAAGCAGGAGCCTACCAGCAGTACGGGGAAGCAGCTAAAATGGCCCTTGTCTTGGAATGTCTACCACAGATTGCTGCAAAAGTTTCTGCACCACTTTCCAAAGTTGAAGAAATTGTTATTCTCAGTGGAGACCACAGCAAAACAGGGGAAATCAATCGCTTGCTCGCGGAAGTTCCAGTTTCTGTTCAGGCTCTTACTGGTGTAGATCTGACAAAGATTCCATTTCTCCAGAAGGCCACAGGAATGAAGGTGTAA